TAAGGTTTGGATTATAGAAGTTTTGTACATTACAAAAAGGAAACAGTTTTAAATAATGTAGGACCAAATACTCGAAATAAAGAAGTTGGAATGTCTTACTACCTAAGTTTAGAGTTAGATGTCGTTCTGTAGATCATAAAAGGGACCAAGGTAGTGATGAATTAATTTAGTTGAAGAAGTGATATTCACTGAGCACGTTATTAGAACCCCACTGACATTGTCTAAACTTTTTTCTGCTTGCAGTTACTTTCTCTTTATAGATGATGTATGGTCTGTATCGTCATGGCAAAATATCTGGCAATCTTTACCCATAAGTCAAAAGGGAAGCATAGTGGTGACTACAAGGTTCAAGTCTGTAGCAAATGCCTGCTGCCGTCAACAAGAACATATCTACATGCTCAAACCACTACCTCATGTGGAATCTACAAAATTGTTCTTTGAAAGAATTCATGATCCAAAGCAAGAAAACTTCAAAGAAACCAAGGATGAAATTATAATGAAATGTGGAGGTCTACCTTTGGCATTAGTTGTGGTGGCAGGGCTCTTAGCCAGAAGAGATCTGACAGAAGAGAGCCATTGGAGAACAGTGAAAGAGTCTCTAAATTCAGAGCTGGATAAGAATCTTAGTCCTGAGGGCGTGACACAAATTCTTAATCTCTGCTACAATGATTTACCAGCTGATCAGAAGAATTGTTTGTTGTACTTGAGCATATTCCCGAAAGGTTGCAGCATCAACAGGAAGCGATTAATTAGGCGATGGATATCTGAAGGTTTCATTGCTGAGAAGGATGGGAAAACAGTTGAGGAAGTTGCTGAAGACAGTTTCAATGAGCTCATCAGTAGAAATATAGTCCGGCCAGTGGAACACAACACCAATGGCAAGGTGAAGACTTGCCAAGTTCATGATATGATCCTTGAATATATTGTGTCCAAGTCAAGTGAAGAGAATTTTATCACTGTGGTTGGAGGTCACTGGCTCACACCAACACCAAGCAACAAAGTCCGCCGGCTTTCCCTGCATAACATCAACCCTGAAGATGTAAAAGAGAAAATAGAGAACATGAACTTGTCACATGTCCGATCACTAACTGTGTTTGAGAATTTGCACCATCTGCCTTCATATTCATTCAAGTCTGTTATACTGCAGGTGTTGGATCTAGAAGGTTGCAAAAGCATAAATACCAAACAGCTGGACAAAATTTTTAAGATGTTTCAACTAAAGTACCTGAGTCTACGCTGTACATACATCAAGAAACTCCCACCAGGAATTGGAAAACTCCAATATTTGGAGACACTGGATATTAGGGATACAAATGTGACAGAATTGCCTTCATCTGTTGGGCGGCTCCAAAAAATGGTCCATCTACTTGGCGGCAATAAATCAACACATCTTGCCTTGAGATTCACAGAAGAAATTGCAAAGATGACTGCGTTACAAACACTCTTAGGGATTGAGATTAGTAGGGGCTCAACTACAGACCTCGGAAGCATGCACAATCTCACCAAGTTGAAGAAGTTAAGCATCTACAGTCTTGGAGATCTTCATACCAATAACAACAAATATGACGAGTTACTACCTACCATTGAGCACCTAACTGGATACTCCCTCAAGTCTCTTGCAATTGATGATGGCTTCACAGGTTTTCTTAATTCAATAGATGATTTGTCCAGTCCACCAAAATACATACTCTCTCTTGATCTTTCTGGCAAATTGCTTCGTGTGCCAAGATGGATGAAGGAGCTGGAGATTCTTGAGAAGTTAACTTTATCGTTGACTTCACTGCGGACAGATGGTTTGAAGGTTCTTTCCCAGCTCTCAAAGTTGTTTTCTCTCACATTCTCAATCAATGCAAAAGGACAGGATAGTAGTGTTCTGGAGATTCTACAGAATAATGCCATGGATTCAGGAGGCAAGATCTTTGTTCCGGCTGATGGATTTGCCAGTCTTAAACTGCTACGATTTTCAGCACCAGTGATGCCTTTGCTGAGCTTCCTAGAAGGGGCAATGCCAGAGCTTCAAAGACTGGAGCTTCAATTCAGGCTATCTGAAGGTGCGTATGGTTTGGAATACCTTAAAAGCCTCCAACAAGTCCATCTTAGAGTCAGCCAGCAGGCTTCTGGAGCTACCAAGGTGAAAGTGTCTGACATCAGAAGTTCAGTAAGGATGCATCAGAAGAAACCCACAATGGTAGTTGATGAGTACTATGAGTGATAAATGCCGAAACAGCTCCCGTAACCTTAATCCGTGCAATCAGCTATGTTGTGTGATTATAGTTTGAATAATTGCCCATTCATTTGGTTTCAATGTAAAGTGTTGTTGATGTGTGCCCTCATTGGCGAACTTATGTCAAACAGTGTACAATGAGCGAAACTCAACACGAGTTTCATCCTAGAAACATTTATCTGAAAACCAATAAATTATTTCTGATTATTTCGGTTTTTGGTGTGAACTTGCGGGAAGCCTACAACACTGGGTACGCTCTTTTCTCTGATTTCTCGGAGCCTCTGATTCTAGATTGAACTATCCTCCCAGCACAAGTTACCACTTGAAGGAAATCCATTTGAATTAAAGAAAATATAGCTGGCAAGTTATATGGCTCCAGTAACCATAGTGCAGAGAATGGGAGCATCTGCTGAATTATGAACAGACACACATCGATGCGGCGGAAAAGAAGCAGCCTCACAAGTGGGACCGTGGGAACCGAAATCGATAGCTGCTGCAGGAAGCAACTAGTTGTTCAGAGTTATTCCGGACCCCATGGGGAACTCGGAGCGAGCAGGAACTCACCTGGAGCCGCCTCACGAGGCGAAGTCGAagcgggagagaggaggagccgGAGATGTAGGTCGGCGAGCAGTtacagcggcggcggtgtggcggACAGCGGAACTTAGCCCAGCCGTCTCCCTCACCCTACTCCGTCCCCTTGGAAGAGACGCAACCGGAGCAGCCCGCGACTGGCCGGaaggggcgcggcggaggccggcggggtACGCacgggaggaggccggcggggaCGCAGAGTAAGATTGGTGGCTGGCGTTGCCGTGCCTCGCGGCTGCTCCGGAGCCCACGAGGAAGCCGGCATCCCCGGCGCCGGTTGGCTTCACGCGCGCGTccctgcgcccgcc
This genomic interval from Panicum virgatum strain AP13 chromosome 8K, P.virgatum_v5, whole genome shotgun sequence contains the following:
- the LOC120644901 gene encoding disease resistance protein Pik-2-like isoform X2, producing the protein MELAVGASESAMRSLLGKLGSLLAQEYTLISGVRGEIQYMNNELSSMYAFLRRLSRAAAAGAAHDEQTKDWIEQVRDVAYDIEDCVDDFAHRLSRQPRGEGLLVNVSRAWYAMTTLWARRDIASKNRAQEVGERRTRYGVQDPKENSESVSGIKPSGRAHPYATDHLQPPVPQLVGTTEPVGQEDAIVKHGQWLTTESEGGVRVLAIVGFGGLGKTTMALALQRRFGEKFDSRAWVQASQKLNLPSLLRGIRKQVMPQQDTEGKGGRGTSDGHADGIEGLNEKQLKEKLKEQLNQKNYFLFIDDVWSVSSWQNIWQSLPISQKGSIVVTTRFKSVANACCRQQEHIYMLKPLPHVESTKLFFERIHDPKQENFKETKDEIIMKCGGLPLALVVVAGLLARRDLTEESHWRTVKESLNSELDKNLSPEGVTQILNLCYNDLPADQKNCLLYLSIFPKGCSINRKRLIRRWISEGFIAEKDGKTVEEVAEDSFNELISRNIVRPVEHNTNGKVKTCQVHDMILEYIVSKSSEENFITVVGGHWLTPTPSNKVRRLSLHNINPEDVKEKIENMNLSHVLDLEGCKSINTKQLDKIFKMFQLKYLSLRCTYIKKLPPGIGKLQYLETLDIRDTNVTELPSSVGRLQKMVHLLGGNKSTHLALRFTEEIAKMTALQTLLGIEISRGSTTDLGSMHNLTKLKKLSIYSLGDLHTNNNKYDELLPTIEHLTGYSLKSLAIDDGFTGFLNSIDDLSSPPKYILSLDLSGKLLRVPRWMKELEILEKLTLSLTSLRTDGLKVLSQLSKLFSLTFSINAKGQDSSVLEILQNNAMDSGGKIFVPADGFASLKLLRFSAPVMPLLSFLEGAMPELQRLELQFRLSEGAYGLEYLKSLQQVHLRVSQQASGATKVKVSDIRSSVRMHQKKPTMVVDEYYE
- the LOC120644901 gene encoding disease resistance protein Pik-2-like isoform X1, whose product is MELAVGASESAMRSLLGKLGSLLAQEYTLISGVRGEIQYMNNELSSMYAFLRRLSRAAAAGAAHDEQTKDWIEQVRDVAYDIEDCVDDFAHRLSRQPRGEGLLVNVSRAWYAMTTLWARRDIASKNRAQEVGERRTRYGVQDPKENSESVSGIKPSGRAHPYATDHLQPPVPQLVGTTEPVGQEDAIVKHGQWLTTESEGGVRVLAIVGFGGLGKTTMALALQRRFGEKFDSRAWVQASQKLNLPSLLRGIRKQVMPQQDTEGKGGRGTSDGHADGIEGLNEKQLKEKLKEQLNQKNYFLFIDDVWSVSSWQNIWQSLPISQKGSIVVTTRFKSVANACCRQQEHIYMLKPLPHVESTKLFFERIHDPKQENFKETKDEIIMKCGGLPLALVVVAGLLARRDLTEESHWRTVKESLNSELDKNLSPEGVTQILNLCYNDLPADQKNCLLYLSIFPKGCSINRKRLIRRWISEGFIAEKDGKTVEEVAEDSFNELISRNIVRPVEHNTNGKVKTCQVHDMILEYIVSKSSEENFITVVGGHWLTPTPSNKVRRLSLHNINPEDVKEKIENMNLSHVRSLTVFENLHHLPSYSFKSVILQVLDLEGCKSINTKQLDKIFKMFQLKYLSLRCTYIKKLPPGIGKLQYLETLDIRDTNVTELPSSVGRLQKMVHLLGGNKSTHLALRFTEEIAKMTALQTLLGIEISRGSTTDLGSMHNLTKLKKLSIYSLGDLHTNNNKYDELLPTIEHLTGYSLKSLAIDDGFTGFLNSIDDLSSPPKYILSLDLSGKLLRVPRWMKELEILEKLTLSLTSLRTDGLKVLSQLSKLFSLTFSINAKGQDSSVLEILQNNAMDSGGKIFVPADGFASLKLLRFSAPVMPLLSFLEGAMPELQRLELQFRLSEGAYGLEYLKSLQQVHLRVSQQASGATKVKVSDIRSSVRMHQKKPTMVVDEYYE